One Penaeus vannamei isolate JL-2024 chromosome 38, ASM4276789v1, whole genome shotgun sequence genomic window, GCGCCGGGAGGGCGCGCCGCCCTTACGTCACCCCCGTGAGGGCGCCCTCCAgcatgggcggcgggcgggccaGGACGGGTGTGGGCTTGATAGGCCTCGGCACCACGGGCgccggtggcggcggcggcggcggaggggggaggggcggcgggTGCGGCAGGTAggtggtgagggagtggaggaagggcgCGGCGCCCCAGCCGGGGTACATGAGGTGCGGCGGGTAGAGCAGCGGGGGCGGCAGGCGCGAGAGGCAGGCCGGAGGCAGCAGGTGGAGGGGCGGCAGCAGGGCGGCGTGGGCCGCGGGCGCCAGGGGGTCGCCGTGCAGCTTgaggggcggcggcgggaggCCGGGGGGCAGGCGGGGCTCCTCGGGCGCGGCGCGCGGCGGCGACGTGATCTGCGCCAGGCCCACCTCGAGGGCGTCCTTCTCGTCCTTGGGGATCTTGAAGCGCTTCCTGCGGCGGAGGAAGCTGCCGTTCTCGAACATGTTCATGGCGGACGGGTGGAGGGTCCAGTAGGCGCCCTTGCCCGGGCGGTCGGGGCGCCGCGGGATCTTGATGAAGCAGTCGTTGAAGGAGAGGTTGTGGCGGAGGGAGTTCTGCCAGCGCTGCGTGTTCTTGCGGTAGTAGGGGAAGTTGTCCATGATGAACTTGTAGATCTCCGACAGCGTCGACATCTTCTCGTGGCTGTTCCAGATGGCCATGGCCGTCAGCGAGATGTAGGAGTAGGGCGGCTTCTGGTCGCCGTAGCTCTCTCGCGTCGGGCGCGGCATGGTGGGCACGAGGGGCGCGCGCCCCCGTCGCTTCGAAAGCCGTAGGCCTCCAACGCAGAGCGCCGcgggggtgggcgtgtgtgttggcAAGATTGCAGCGCAGGGCGCACTGACTCTTGCAGATGCCGTTGCAGCTGAGCGCGGTGCGAGTCACGTGACCACCAGCGCGGCTTCCGATTGGCTGGATTCCCGGCTGGGCGGAGCCTAGCAGTGCATGGCCATGACACTCGTCCGCTGCATGGTGGACGCGCGGGCGGGAGGCGTGGCTTCGGCGCCTCGCGGGTGGGTGAGGCGTGCTCGGAGGGCGTGGCCTCGCGCGgctgggcggcgcgggcggcggctaGGTACAAAGGCGGCTCATTTGCATAGTAATGACGTTGTTCGGACCAACCTGGTCggtcggcggcgcgggcgggggacGCCCACGCCTGCCTCGGGGCCGCCGCTCCGCCCACCGCCTGCGTGCTCTCGCGTGCACGCAATCACGCGCCCACACAAACGCGTCACGGGCGGCCTTCTGTCAGCCCCGAGGCCGCCGGAGGAGCCTCGGCCTCCCGCCAGACCTCACGGGCGCTGCGGGAAGTGCAGGGCGCAGACGCCGATGCCTTCGGTCGGAGGGGATGAGCCGGGCGCGGTTGCGAACTGACGCGAAGGGGCCCAGATACCGAGCTCAATCTCATGTGTACACTCGCAGCTTtcatgcacacagacatgcacaggtacacacaaatatagatataaacccTGAATTCGCATAGTTAacatacctttacacacacacacacgcacaaacacacacacaccaacgtacaaacgcacacacacaccaacatacaaacacacacacacaccaacatacaaacacacacacacaccaacatacaaacacacacccacaccaacatacaaacacatacacacaccaacatacaaacacacacacacacacatacgtacacacataccagTAATGACATAAGTGTGTATGGGAAAGAATAAAGCCCTGAGGCGGTACCTTTGATTACCAGGACTTCCTCTTGTCTGTCGGGAACTTCATACGAAATAGTTGAGTTACCCGCCGGCctgatttcccattttctatgtagGGTAAAAATTTGACTAAGATGGATCCACTTTTGCGCGAGGGAACGGAGCTGACTGGCAGTGggttttattattgattattttcgTTGTTCGGTGGGAATGGATCGGCatatgctctgtctgtctgtttctctctctctctctctccttttctctctctctttctctttctttc contains:
- the LOC113827535 gene encoding fork head domain-containing protein FD4-like is translated as MPRPTRESYGDQKPPYSYISLTAMAIWNSHEKMSTLSEIYKFIMDNFPYYRKNTQRWQNSLRHNLSFNDCFIKIPRRPDRPGKGAYWTLHPSAMNMFENGSFLRRRKRFKIPKDEKDALEVGLAQITSPPRAAPEEPRLPPGLPPPPLKLHGDPLAPAAHAALLPPLHLLPPACLSRLPPPLLYPPHLMYPGWGAAPFLHSLTTYLPHPPPLPPPPPPPPPAPVVPRPIKPTPVLARPPPMLEGALTGVT